Proteins from one Candidatus Margulisiibacteriota bacterium genomic window:
- the hisS gene encoding histidine--tRNA ligase codes for MKYAAPRGTKDILPAETALWQLVEQVCRHLFALNNYQEIRTPLFEATELFTRSIGDTTDIVKKEMYTFPDRKGRSLTLRPEATAAVVRAGLENNLISTDNLAKLYYLGPMFRYERPQAGRQRQFHQAGVEAFGSGDPLLDAEVVKLSVDLFTALGLKELEVNINSVGCRNCQPKYKAAIQQYFKQHSNAMCEDCRARLEANPLRILDCKEAPCQKYIEKAPAALDSLDPECKAHFDQVTGWLDTLGVKYRVNDRLVRGLDYYTRTAFEVVSRQLGAQNALCGGGRYDNLVEELGGKPTPAIGFALGLERVIEVMNKLNLERPETGVELFIATIGDAARKVGVKMLAEARAKGLSADLDYLGKSLKAQLKAADRQKAAHVYIIGEDELKKGAGLLKNMRTAEQKEVPFDQLLAVSESSCGCSDDGCRCA; via the coding sequence ATGAAATACGCCGCCCCGCGCGGGACGAAAGACATTTTACCGGCGGAAACAGCGCTCTGGCAGCTGGTCGAACAAGTCTGCCGCCATCTTTTCGCCCTCAACAATTACCAGGAGATCAGGACCCCGCTTTTTGAAGCGACCGAATTGTTCACCCGTTCGATCGGCGACACGACCGATATCGTCAAGAAAGAGATGTACACTTTTCCCGACCGGAAGGGGCGGAGCCTGACCCTGCGGCCGGAAGCGACGGCGGCGGTGGTCAGGGCCGGGCTGGAGAACAATCTGATCTCCACCGATAACCTGGCCAAGCTGTATTACCTCGGACCGATGTTCCGCTACGAACGGCCGCAAGCCGGCCGCCAGCGGCAGTTCCACCAGGCGGGGGTCGAAGCGTTCGGCTCCGGCGACCCGCTGCTCGACGCGGAAGTCGTCAAGCTAAGCGTCGACCTGTTCACGGCGCTCGGCTTGAAGGAACTGGAGGTCAACATCAACTCGGTCGGCTGCCGGAACTGCCAGCCTAAATATAAAGCGGCGATCCAGCAGTACTTTAAACAGCATAGCAACGCGATGTGCGAAGATTGCCGCGCGCGCCTGGAGGCAAACCCGCTCCGGATCCTCGATTGCAAGGAAGCGCCGTGCCAGAAATACATTGAGAAAGCGCCGGCGGCGCTCGATTCCCTGGACCCGGAATGCAAAGCGCATTTTGACCAGGTGACCGGCTGGCTGGATACCCTGGGGGTCAAATACCGGGTCAATGACCGCCTGGTGCGCGGGCTCGATTACTACACCCGGACCGCTTTTGAGGTCGTTTCCCGGCAGCTGGGCGCGCAGAACGCGCTTTGCGGCGGCGGGCGTTACGACAATCTGGTGGAGGAGCTGGGCGGCAAACCGACGCCGGCGATCGGCTTCGCGCTGGGCCTCGAGCGGGTCATTGAAGTGATGAACAAACTGAACCTGGAGCGTCCCGAGACGGGGGTCGAGCTCTTTATCGCGACGATCGGCGACGCGGCGAGGAAGGTCGGCGTGAAAATGCTGGCCGAGGCGCGGGCCAAGGGGTTGAGCGCCGATCTCGATTACCTGGGCAAATCGCTCAAGGCCCAGTTGAAAGCGGCCGACCGGCAGAAAGCGGCCCACGTTTACATTATCGGCGAAGACGAGCTGAAAAAGGGCGCCGGCCTGCTCAAGAACATGCGGACCGCGGAACAAAAAGAGGTGCCGTTCGACCAGCTGTTGGCCGTATCCGAGTCGTCCTGCGGCTGTTCTGATGACGGCTGCCGCTGCGCATGA
- a CDS encoding acetylxylan esterase, translated as MRSIMLSLALASLLFGAAQAADPEVLKQLWEVPTGEVKYQVVKAYERGGVRIEEVRYQSRSFKRKPVQIFGYFCYPQKHQARLPGILLSHGGGGSASLPRAFGWAKKGFAVLAIDLPGKGENRAGSRSSGPDMDVVNLLRTQPDPSYNYLVHAVAAARNGISFLAQRPEVDPDRLGMIGLSWGGVLTLLTNGQDNRLKAAVNVFGAGYIPEGCTWEDWFNAMPAQDKELWSEYLDPKNFLPTQHAPILFITGTNDHCYYLTIFQKSYAAVTAPKHYYLIPNLKHRFLAAATDPAFAWLNLYLKKGKPFPQIENLTPYQKTADRIIIPVKVRSAAAIKSVRLYYTLGGPQEWTKKRWLAVKPHQADGLYYFALPAKLLQPDLLFYSSVLDANRGAASTQVRSLFAVRYPDGQRTVALSSPVCQLYRHSPPFFLLNGLFSNTIRFQKLRAEKVYQPYNLD; from the coding sequence ATGCGTTCAATCATGCTCTCCCTCGCCCTGGCCTCGCTCCTCTTCGGCGCGGCGCAAGCAGCTGACCCCGAAGTCCTGAAACAGCTCTGGGAGGTGCCGACCGGCGAGGTCAAATATCAGGTCGTTAAAGCTTACGAGCGCGGCGGCGTCCGGATCGAAGAAGTCCGTTACCAGAGCCGCTCTTTTAAACGGAAACCGGTCCAGATCTTCGGTTATTTCTGTTACCCTCAAAAACACCAGGCCAGGTTGCCCGGCATCCTGCTCTCCCACGGGGGCGGCGGCAGCGCCAGCCTCCCCCGCGCTTTCGGCTGGGCGAAAAAAGGGTTCGCCGTCCTGGCGATCGATCTCCCCGGCAAGGGGGAGAACCGCGCCGGCTCGCGCTCCAGCGGCCCCGACATGGACGTCGTCAACCTGCTCAGGACGCAGCCGGACCCGAGCTACAATTACCTGGTCCACGCGGTCGCCGCCGCCCGGAACGGGATCAGTTTTCTCGCCCAGCGGCCGGAAGTCGATCCCGACCGGCTCGGAATGATCGGCCTCTCCTGGGGCGGCGTCCTGACGCTCCTGACCAACGGCCAGGATAACCGGTTAAAGGCGGCGGTCAACGTTTTCGGCGCCGGCTACATCCCGGAAGGCTGTACCTGGGAAGACTGGTTCAATGCCATGCCGGCGCAGGACAAGGAGCTCTGGAGCGAATACCTCGACCCGAAGAACTTTCTTCCGACCCAGCACGCCCCGATCCTCTTTATTACCGGGACCAACGACCATTGCTACTATTTGACGATCTTCCAGAAAAGTTACGCGGCGGTCACCGCCCCGAAACATTATTACCTGATCCCCAATTTAAAGCACCGGTTCCTCGCTGCGGCGACCGATCCCGCGTTCGCCTGGCTAAACTTGTACTTAAAGAAGGGCAAACCGTTCCCGCAGATCGAGAACCTGACCCCTTACCAAAAAACGGCCGACCGGATCATTATCCCGGTCAAAGTCCGGTCCGCGGCGGCGATCAAGAGCGTCCGGCTCTATTACACGCTCGGCGGCCCGCAGGAATGGACCAAAAAGCGCTGGCTCGCCGTCAAGCCGCACCAGGCGGACGGTCTTTATTATTTCGCCCTGCCGGCCAAACTGCTCCAGCCCGACCTGCTGTTCTACTCTTCGGTGCTCGACGCGAACCGCGGGGCCGCTTCCACGCAGGTCCGCTCCCTGTTCGCCGTCCGGTATCCGGACGGGCAAAGGACGGTCGCCCTCTCTTCCCCGGTTTGCCAGCTTTACCGGCACAGTCCGCCCTTCTTCCTCCTCAACGGCCTGTTCAGCAACACGATCCGCTTCCAAAAGCTCCGGGCGGAAAAAGTCTACCAGCCGTACAATCTTGATTGA
- a CDS encoding radical SAM protein has translation MLSGFLQSCVLCGHRCGVDRTAGQTGQCRAGREPVVASSCLHWGEEPVISGSRGSGTIFFANCCLKCVYCQNYEISQKGKGKEAGKEELVRIMLELQAKGAHNINLVSPTHYAPPIVEALKSARRQGLKLPIVYNTGGYDSLELLRELDGLIDIYLPDFKYWDNDNAAKYSRAENYPEVARQGITEMFRQVGNIVLDDEGVAGKGLLVRQLVLPNGLADSAKILGFLAALSTELWISLMAQYNPQHRAKERPELARPLQPEEYRQVVAAAESLGLSNVYVQELESSEVFLPDFRRDDPFSAAG, from the coding sequence ATGCTTTCCGGGTTTTTGCAATCGTGTGTTCTGTGCGGCCACCGCTGCGGCGTCGACCGGACTGCCGGCCAAACCGGGCAATGCCGGGCCGGGCGGGAACCGGTCGTCGCCTCTTCTTGCCTGCACTGGGGCGAGGAACCGGTGATCTCCGGCTCGCGCGGCTCCGGCACGATCTTCTTTGCCAATTGCTGCCTGAAATGCGTCTATTGCCAGAATTACGAAATTAGTCAAAAGGGCAAAGGTAAGGAAGCCGGAAAAGAAGAGCTGGTCAGGATCATGCTGGAGTTGCAAGCCAAAGGAGCGCACAACATCAACCTGGTTTCGCCAACGCATTACGCGCCGCCGATCGTAGAAGCTTTAAAATCGGCCAGGCGGCAAGGATTAAAGCTGCCGATCGTTTATAACACCGGCGGTTATGATAGCCTCGAGCTGTTGCGCGAACTCGACGGCCTGATCGATATTTATTTGCCGGACTTTAAATATTGGGATAATGACAACGCGGCCAAATATTCCCGGGCGGAGAACTATCCGGAAGTAGCGCGGCAGGGGATAACCGAAATGTTCCGCCAGGTCGGCAATATTGTTTTGGATGACGAGGGGGTAGCGGGAAAGGGATTATTGGTCAGGCAGCTGGTCTTGCCCAACGGCCTGGCCGACAGCGCCAAGATCCTCGGCTTTCTCGCCGCGCTCTCGACCGAGCTCTGGATCAGTTTAATGGCGCAATATAATCCGCAGCACCGCGCCAAAGAGCGCCCCGAACTCGCCCGGCCGCTCCAGCCGGAGGAATACCGGCAAGTCGTCGCGGCGGCCGAAAGCTTAGGATTGAGCAACGTTTACGTCCAGGAACTGGAGAGCAGCGAGGTGTTTTTACCCGATTTCCGAAGAGACGACCCCTTTTCAGCGGCGGGCTAA
- a CDS encoding alpha/beta fold hydrolase, which translates to MELQQLDNTGILYRRWGPSSPKAIVLLVHGLGAHTARWDFLADFFAAREIASYAIELKGFGQTPDRPRGHIDSFNIWRQNILALLAAIKRQNPGLKVFILGESLGGLVSFLIADKFAGQVLISPAFANAMKFPLTAYLTLLNNILFNPRKTIPVPFTAEMCTRDAAYQKVMNDNPDELRVASVKLLINTLFAQLGAKRWGNQLKTPTLFLLAGHDLLVDANASRAAFRGLAAPDKTKIEYPEMYHALSIEQGREKVFADILAWLDKRI; encoded by the coding sequence GTGGAATTGCAGCAGTTGGACAACACAGGCATACTCTACCGGCGCTGGGGGCCGTCCTCTCCCAAAGCGATCGTCTTGCTTGTCCACGGCCTTGGCGCCCACACCGCCCGCTGGGATTTTCTCGCCGATTTCTTCGCCGCCCGGGAGATCGCTTCTTACGCGATCGAGCTGAAAGGGTTCGGCCAGACGCCCGACCGGCCGCGCGGCCATATCGACTCATTTAACATCTGGCGCCAGAATATCCTGGCCCTCCTGGCGGCGATCAAGCGGCAAAACCCCGGCCTGAAGGTCTTTATCCTGGGGGAGAGCCTCGGCGGCCTGGTCTCGTTTCTCATCGCCGACAAGTTCGCCGGGCAGGTCCTGATCTCGCCCGCCTTCGCCAACGCCATGAAGTTCCCGCTCACGGCGTACCTGACGCTGCTCAACAATATTTTGTTCAATCCGCGCAAGACGATCCCGGTCCCGTTCACCGCCGAGATGTGCACCCGGGACGCCGCTTACCAAAAAGTCATGAACGACAACCCGGACGAGCTCCGCGTCGCCAGCGTTAAACTGCTGATCAACACCCTCTTCGCCCAGCTCGGGGCCAAGCGTTGGGGGAACCAATTAAAGACCCCGACCCTTTTCCTGCTCGCCGGCCATGACCTGCTGGTCGACGCGAACGCCAGCCGCGCCGCTTTCCGCGGCCTGGCGGCGCCGGACAAGACCAAGATCGAATATCCCGAAATGTACCACGCCCTGTCGATCGAACAGGGGCGGGAAAAAGTCTTTGCCGATATCCTCGCCTGGCTCGACAAGAGGATCTAA
- the glpK gene encoding glycerol kinase GlpK, whose amino-acid sequence MKYILAIDQGTTGSRAIVYDQKGRQVASAYQEFPQYFPKPGWVEHDPAEIWQSVYRTIQKVLTKVPPSSIAAIGITNQRETTVVWDRKTGKPVYRAIVWQCRRTAARCDQLKRQWWGNFIRRRTGLPIDAYFSATKIEWILRNSRLVTRNSQLCFGTTDSWVLWNLTGGKSHATDYTNASRTMLFNINKLDWDPRLLKLFNVPRSILPKVQPSSSDFGRTVKLGKLPAGIPIAGIAGDQQAALFGQACFEPGTIKNTYGTGCFILLNTGRQRVASRHGLITTLACGPEGKVAYALEGSVFIAGAAIQWLRDQLGLLKSSADSEKMALAVKDNGGVYFVPAFVGLGAPYWDQHARGTIVGLTRGTSKNHLVRAALEAMCYATKDVLDTMTRDSRLATRDLKVDGGAVANNFLCQFQADVLGVKLLRPKIIETTSLGAAYLAGLRVGFWKNSAQIKRFWSVGKVFKPRKADPQLYQGWLKAVKACMTL is encoded by the coding sequence ATGAAGTACATACTGGCGATCGACCAGGGAACGACCGGGAGCCGGGCGATCGTTTACGACCAAAAAGGGCGGCAGGTCGCCAGCGCTTACCAGGAATTCCCCCAGTATTTCCCCAAACCGGGTTGGGTCGAGCACGATCCGGCCGAGATCTGGCAGAGCGTTTACCGAACTATCCAGAAAGTCTTGACCAAAGTCCCTCCTTCGTCCATCGCGGCGATCGGCATCACCAACCAGAGAGAGACCACGGTCGTCTGGGACCGGAAAACCGGCAAGCCGGTCTACCGCGCGATCGTCTGGCAATGCCGGCGGACCGCCGCCCGCTGCGACCAGCTGAAGCGGCAATGGTGGGGGAACTTTATCCGCCGGCGGACCGGCCTGCCGATCGACGCCTATTTTTCCGCTACCAAGATCGAATGGATACTCCGCAACTCGCGACTCGTGACCCGCAACTCGCAACTCTGTTTTGGCACGACCGACAGCTGGGTATTATGGAACCTGACCGGCGGGAAAAGCCACGCCACCGATTACACCAACGCCTCGCGGACGATGCTCTTCAATATCAACAAACTTGATTGGGACCCGCGGCTCTTAAAGCTCTTTAATGTTCCCCGCTCCATCTTGCCCAAGGTCCAACCCTCTTCCAGCGACTTTGGCCGGACCGTTAAGCTCGGTAAGCTGCCGGCCGGTATCCCGATCGCCGGGATCGCCGGCGACCAGCAGGCGGCGCTCTTCGGCCAGGCTTGCTTTGAGCCGGGAACGATCAAGAACACCTACGGGACCGGCTGTTTCATTCTGCTCAACACCGGCCGCCAACGGGTCGCTTCCCGGCACGGGCTGATCACCACCCTCGCCTGCGGACCGGAGGGGAAAGTCGCCTACGCGCTCGAGGGCTCCGTTTTCATCGCCGGCGCCGCCATCCAGTGGCTGCGCGACCAGCTTGGGCTGTTAAAGAGCTCGGCCGACTCGGAAAAGATGGCGCTGGCCGTCAAGGATAACGGCGGCGTCTACTTTGTCCCCGCTTTTGTCGGCCTCGGCGCCCCCTACTGGGACCAGCACGCCCGCGGGACGATCGTCGGCTTGACCCGCGGCACCAGCAAGAACCATCTCGTCAGGGCGGCCCTCGAAGCGATGTGTTATGCGACCAAAGATGTGCTGGATACCATGACCCGCGACTCGCGACTCGCGACCCGCGACCTGAAAGTCGACGGCGGCGCGGTGGCCAACAACTTCCTCTGCCAGTTCCAGGCCGATGTTCTTGGCGTCAAGCTCCTCCGACCGAAGATCATCGAAACAACTTCGCTCGGGGCCGCCTATCTCGCCGGCCTCCGGGTCGGGTTCTGGAAGAACAGCGCCCAGATCAAGCGTTTCTGGTCGGTCGGCAAGGTCTTTAAGCCGCGCAAAGCCGACCCGCAGCTTTATCAAGGCTGGCTGAAAGCCGTAAAAGCATGCATGACGTTATAA
- a CDS encoding NAD(P)/FAD-dependent oxidoreductase, protein MHDVIIIGGGVTGATLARELSRYRLKIALLEKEAELAFGVSKSNSGIIHPGTQNPPDSLKGKLCVEGNRLTRKIARDLGVHFAEVGELIVIFKEEERPRLQQIKVEGERLGVPGLRIVDRAWLRAHEPNLNPDALAALYAPTAGIISPYRWVYDLAENAARNGVEINLSCKVTGIKPANDGFAVTAGQRTFLTRYVINAAGLYADDIAKMAGITDFAVKPRKGEEFLLDKKREHLVNHIIFPLPTPTTKGVLVIKTSDGNPMIGPTAQDIDDKEDRTTSDAGLQQVLTATRQLVPSLNENDIIAYFAGLRPVAGHDFIIRHEEKVPGMITVAGIQSPGLTAGPAIALMVVDLLKKNGLKLKKKLLFHRFRAKTIHLFSFPVARIPALIKRDPSYGEIVCRCEMVSAKEVRDAIRRGARTLDGVKFRTRAQAGRCHGGFCTTRVMKIMAEELKIKPTGITKRGPGSEVIKDERA, encoded by the coding sequence ATGCATGACGTTATAATCATCGGCGGCGGAGTGACCGGCGCCACCCTCGCCCGCGAGCTTTCCCGCTACCGGCTGAAGATCGCTCTATTGGAAAAAGAAGCCGAGCTCGCTTTTGGCGTTTCCAAATCCAACTCCGGCATCATCCACCCCGGCACGCAAAACCCGCCCGATTCGTTGAAAGGCAAGCTGTGCGTTGAGGGGAACCGGCTGACCAGAAAGATCGCCCGCGATCTCGGCGTCCATTTCGCGGAGGTCGGCGAACTGATCGTTATTTTTAAGGAAGAAGAGCGGCCCCGGCTGCAGCAGATCAAGGTCGAGGGGGAACGGCTCGGCGTCCCCGGCCTGCGGATCGTCGACCGCGCCTGGCTCCGCGCGCACGAACCGAACCTGAACCCGGACGCCCTCGCCGCCCTTTACGCGCCGACCGCCGGGATCATCTCCCCGTACCGCTGGGTCTACGACCTGGCCGAGAACGCCGCCCGGAACGGCGTGGAGATCAACCTCTCCTGCAAAGTGACCGGGATCAAACCGGCCAATGACGGGTTTGCGGTAACGGCCGGACAAAGAACGTTCCTCACCCGCTACGTCATCAACGCCGCCGGGCTTTATGCCGATGACATCGCCAAAATGGCCGGCATTACCGACTTCGCCGTCAAGCCGCGCAAAGGCGAGGAGTTCCTGCTCGATAAAAAGCGGGAGCATCTCGTCAACCATATCATCTTCCCCCTCCCTACCCCGACCACCAAAGGGGTGCTGGTCATCAAAACTTCGGACGGCAACCCGATGATCGGGCCGACGGCACAGGATATAGATGACAAAGAAGACCGGACAACTTCCGACGCCGGCCTGCAGCAAGTCTTAACGGCGACCCGCCAGCTTGTCCCCTCGCTTAACGAGAACGACATCATCGCCTATTTTGCCGGTCTGCGGCCGGTCGCCGGCCATGATTTTATTATCCGGCACGAAGAGAAAGTCCCGGGGATGATCACCGTTGCCGGGATCCAGTCGCCGGGGTTAACGGCCGGTCCGGCGATCGCTTTAATGGTCGTCGACCTCCTGAAAAAGAACGGACTAAAGCTGAAGAAGAAACTTCTCTTTCACCGTTTTCGGGCCAAGACCATTCACCTCTTCTCGTTTCCCGTTGCCCGCATACCAGCCTTGATCAAACGCGACCCCTCGTACGGCGAGATCGTCTGCCGCTGCGAAATGGTCTCGGCCAAGGAAGTTCGCGACGCGATCCGGCGCGGGGCGCGGACGCTCGACGGGGTCAAGTTCCGGACCCGGGCGCAGGCCGGCCGCTGCCACGGCGGTTTCTGCACCACGCGGGTCATGAAGATCATGGCGGAAGAGCTGAAAATAAAGCCGACCGGGATCACCAAACGCGGCCCGGGCTCGGAGGTAATAAAAGATGAGCGGGCGTGA
- a CDS encoding FAD/NAD(P)-binding oxidoreductase — MSGRELVVVGGGPAGMAAALAAQKAGVKDILLLERDQYLGGILNQCIHPGFGLHHFKADLTGPEYADRFIKQVKQTKEIEVSLKSFVVKLTADKELTYLKPGKMATVKAKALIMATGCRERTREMIHVAGTRPAGVYPAGLAQKMINIEGWMPGKEVVIIGSGDIGLIMARRFTLEGAKVKAVIEIQPESRGLVRNVVQCLEDFQIPLYLKHRVALIHGKDRVEKVTVENIETKETFELTCDTVLVSVGLIPENELIEMAGVLDVTKIALPGLFVCGNSFKVYDLVDNVTRDSEKAGTAAAEYLKNA, encoded by the coding sequence ATGAGCGGGCGTGAGCTGGTAGTGGTCGGCGGCGGCCCGGCCGGCATGGCCGCGGCGCTGGCCGCGCAGAAAGCCGGCGTTAAAGATATCCTCCTTTTAGAGCGCGACCAGTATCTTGGCGGCATCCTCAATCAATGTATCCACCCCGGGTTCGGTTTGCATCACTTCAAGGCCGACCTGACCGGCCCGGAGTATGCCGACCGCTTCATCAAGCAAGTTAAGCAAACTAAAGAGATCGAGGTCAGTTTAAAATCATTCGTCGTTAAGCTGACGGCCGACAAAGAGCTCACCTACCTCAAGCCGGGAAAGATGGCAACGGTCAAGGCCAAGGCGCTGATCATGGCGACCGGCTGCCGCGAGCGGACGCGCGAGATGATCCACGTCGCCGGCACCCGGCCGGCCGGCGTCTACCCTGCCGGCCTCGCCCAAAAGATGATCAATATCGAAGGGTGGATGCCGGGGAAAGAGGTCGTCATCATCGGCTCGGGCGATATCGGCCTGATCATGGCGCGCCGGTTCACGCTGGAGGGGGCCAAGGTCAAGGCAGTTATTGAGATCCAGCCGGAATCGCGCGGCCTGGTCCGCAACGTCGTCCAGTGCCTGGAAGATTTCCAGATCCCGCTTTATCTTAAGCACCGGGTCGCTCTGATCCACGGGAAAGACCGGGTGGAAAAAGTGACGGTCGAGAATATTGAGACGAAAGAGACCTTTGAGCTCACCTGCGATACTGTCCTTGTTTCGGTCGGACTGATCCCGGAGAACGAGCTGATCGAGATGGCGGGAGTGCTCGACGTAACGAAGATCGCCCTCCCCGGTCTCTTCGTCTGCGGCAACTCGTTCAAGGTTTACGATCTGGTCGATAACGTGACGCGGGACAGCGAAAAGGCCGGCACCGCGGCCGCGGAGTACCTGAAAAATGCTTAA
- a CDS encoding DUF1667 domain-containing protein — translation MLKKLTCIECPVGCQLEINEEGGRVISLTGNKCEKGPVYAKQEIENPMRVLTTTVLAEGIEPKLVPVRTNKPLPKARLLEAMALISRARLTHPVKVDDVVIKDLLSLGVDLVATREAN, via the coding sequence ATGCTTAAGAAGCTAACCTGCATCGAATGTCCGGTCGGCTGTCAGCTGGAGATCAATGAGGAAGGCGGTCGTGTTATCAGCCTAACAGGCAATAAATGTGAAAAAGGCCCTGTTTACGCTAAACAAGAGATCGAAAACCCAATGCGTGTCCTGACGACGACCGTTTTGGCCGAGGGGATCGAACCGAAGCTGGTCCCGGTCCGGACGAATAAACCGCTCCCCAAAGCGAGATTATTGGAAGCGATGGCCCTGATCTCCCGCGCCCGCCTCACCCACCCCGTTAAGGTCGATGATGTGGTGATCAAGGATCTGTTGAGCCTGGGAGTGGATTTGGTGGCAACCCGCGAGGCTAACTAA
- a CDS encoding TspO/MBR family protein: protein MKKYISLVIALVICFGAAALGSLATAPQIATWYAGINKPFFNPPNWIFGPVWTILYAMMAVAAWLVWEKGQNKKEVRSALLAFLAQLAVNVLWSFLFFVWHSLWGAYLGIIVLWLLILLTIIRFFKLDRTAGWLLVPYILWVSFASFLNLAVAILN from the coding sequence ATGAAAAAGTACATCAGTCTGGTCATTGCCCTGGTCATCTGCTTTGGCGCTGCCGCCCTCGGTTCCCTGGCTACCGCCCCGCAGATCGCGACCTGGTACGCGGGGATAAATAAACCGTTCTTTAATCCGCCGAACTGGATCTTTGGCCCGGTCTGGACGATCCTTTATGCCATGATGGCGGTAGCCGCCTGGCTGGTCTGGGAGAAAGGCCAAAACAAGAAAGAGGTCAGATCCGCCTTGCTGGCTTTTCTGGCGCAGCTGGCGGTCAATGTGCTCTGGTCTTTTCTCTTCTTTGTCTGGCACTCGCTCTGGGGCGCTTATCTGGGTATAATTGTCCTCTGGCTATTGATCCTGCTGACCATTATCCGGTTCTTTAAGCTGGACCGGACGGCGGGTTGGCTGCTGGTCCCTTACATTCTCTGGGTCAGTTTTGCCTCGTTCCTTAACCTGGCGGTCGCCATACTAAACTGA
- a CDS encoding RNA-binding protein → MKSIFVGNLPWSTTDAELSAKFAEFGNVISARVVSDKFTGKSRGFGFVDMEDADAEKAIAGMTGQKWGDRELTVNEAKPKSESRDRNGGGGGRRDFSRF, encoded by the coding sequence ATGAAGAGCATATTCGTAGGTAATTTGCCCTGGTCCACCACGGACGCCGAGCTTTCAGCGAAGTTCGCTGAATTCGGCAACGTGATCTCGGCCCGGGTAGTTTCCGACAAGTTCACGGGCAAGTCCCGCGGCTTCGGATTTGTTGACATGGAAGATGCGGATGCTGAAAAAGCCATCGCCGGGATGACCGGGCAGAAATGGGGCGACCGCGAACTGACCGTCAATGAAGCCAAGCCCAAGTCGGAAAGCCGCGACCGCAATGGCGGCGGCGGTGGCAGACGCGATTTCAGCCGGTTCTAA
- a CDS encoding PAS domain S-box protein, which yields MDASDSRLQELAAKCAELEKEAARYRAIVEDTSELIGVTTFAPNPVYTYISPSHKGVFGYEPAELVGKAGADFIHPDDLVRLLPLMGKYLESQTRKLLTGKRVDLTERINFRFRDKQGSYHYMESTVNLMQDEILFVSRDVTERKQAEARFQEKVKELEDFHKLAVGRELKMIELEDRIEKLQAQLAKK from the coding sequence ATGGATGCCAGCGATAGCCGTCTGCAAGAATTAGCAGCGAAATGCGCCGAATTGGAAAAAGAGGCGGCGCGTTACCGGGCAATAGTCGAGGACACCAGCGAGCTGATCGGGGTAACGACCTTTGCGCCCAATCCGGTCTATACGTACATCAGCCCTTCGCATAAAGGGGTGTTCGGCTACGAACCGGCAGAGCTGGTCGGCAAGGCCGGCGCCGATTTTATCCATCCCGATGACCTGGTCCGGCTGCTGCCGCTGATGGGGAAATATCTGGAGAGCCAGACCAGAAAACTTCTGACCGGCAAACGGGTAGACCTGACGGAGCGCATTAATTTCCGGTTTCGGGACAAACAGGGGAGCTACCATTACATGGAAAGCACCGTTAATCTGATGCAGGATGAGATCCTTTTTGTCTCCCGCGACGTGACCGAACGGAAACAGGCCGAAGCGCGCTTCCAGGAAAAGGTCAAAGAGCTGGAGGACTTCCATAAGCTGGCCGTCGGCCGCGAGCTGAAGATGATCGAGCTGGAAGACAGGATCGAAAAACTGCAGGCCCAGCTGGCCAAAAAATAA